From one Streptomyces sp. ICC1 genomic stretch:
- a CDS encoding DUF3073 domain-containing protein → MGRGRAKAKQTKVARQLKYSSGGTDLSRLANELGASPTDPPLPVSVPVEVDDDDDQDEDDPYAKYAALYNDDDEEDEDEESGPSAHRRGA, encoded by the coding sequence ATGGGGCGCGGCCGGGCAAAGGCCAAGCAGACGAAGGTCGCCCGCCAGCTGAAGTACAGCAGCGGCGGGACTGACTTGTCGCGTCTGGCCAATGAGCTGGGCGCATCGCCGACTGATCCGCCGCTGCCTGTCAGCGTGCCGGTCGAAGTCGATGACGATGACGATCAAGATGAAGACGACCCGTACGCCAAGTACGCGGCCCTCTACAACGACGATGACGAAGAGGACGAGGACGAAGAGTCCGGTCCGTCTGCGCATCGTCGCGGCGCTTGA